The genomic segment AGAGCACACAAATTAACATTGAACACAATACAAGAACAAATGCCAACTATGACTGGACtccattgaaaataattgttcttaAATACTGATTTCCatcgattattaaaaaaaataaaataataagcaaggtaaaattgttatcaaaactacaataaaaactaatttacaaCATTACATTGGcaagtaaaacaaaacaatgattaataacttatccttattaataaataaaacaacatgtAACATTAAAGCCTATATTctagaaatattatgtacacctaTTTAAGTAAAGTAGGTAGGTTTGTACatagttaaattgttaaaatgccaaattttttttttactattaaattaaataagtaaataaaaaactaaatacataatatgaaaaaaaaaaaataaccaaaacaaTTCATCCCAAAATGTTTCCCACGTTTACATAAAGTAAAAaagaagtatttatttatttatttttccgaaAGCAATTTTTGCAGAAGAGAAGATGATTTTTGGTCTGTTACATTAGTGGTTGAATTTGCACTACTAGTTCTTGGAGAGTCATTCATTggattctgaaaaataaaaaataaaaatgataatttgtaCACAAAAAGTGTAATTATATACAGGTCACTCTTAACTAGAAGGAAAGAgaacttttattttcaatgttacaACACAATTTTTCTACTTCTATTCAAAGcatgtatctatattaatttgaaCCATTAACTATCAGATGtccaaatcaaatattattcagtaatttaattttaatattagtatcttTGCAACACACCgacagaataattaataaatagctTATAGTccattttgaataaaaacattttgtaattgttaAACGGTGCCAATTACTTGAATTCATTGTGGTCTACATACcacttgtattttaaatgtcacaacgacaataataaattataaacataatccCATTCCCATTGGTCACCACTACTATTAACTCACCCTTGCAGGCATTCCTTGAGGCTGTGGTGAGGATGAACTTAAATCTGAATTTAAACTAGACCACTTGGGACTTTCATTACCACCTAAAATTTGCAGTACTATTAGTAATAAGTTAtgacacatatatttataaatattatatattttcttctataCCTGTTGGAGACATTTCAAAATTTAAGCCCAACGAATCAAGTTCTGCGGAATTAACATTTTGTCCAGGTAATAATTGGTTAGATAACCGAGTAACTCCCTGTTGTTGACTACGAACACCTACAAACGCCCGCAGCTCATTTCTAGTAAATTCTGTGACACCATTATTCCCgcctgtattattataaatatgagctcaatcaaaatattaaaattattaattaaatatttgaaacatattatgtgttttcatttttaccCTGAATTTGTGAATTAGTAGttgtcatatttatatttctaggTAACCGGAATTGCTGTTGCTGTTGTGGCTGACAATTGGTATTAGGTGGTATTTCGGTATTATAACCTACAGGACTTGTTAGTACACGAGTGGCACTTCCGTGACTTTGTTGCTGTTGATTAAGAAAATTTTGTCTCACAGAACTGTTATTGAAACCACCCgtgatctaaaattaaaataaattataatttaaattactttagtttGGACacgcaaaaataaattaataatcattttataccTGTAGTTGAGCGTTAAGCATAGGATTCTGTTGTTGGTGTAATGTCAATCTCTGTTGTGTCCACACCCCAGGTTGTTGGGTTtggctattataaatattttgtgtttgttgttgctataataacaataaataagttaaatattattatattaggtataaaaatatttattgttataaaaataaaaaataaaatgaatttactTGGCTAACACAGGGGTTGATAGGATTTTGATATTGTGAATGTGATGATGGAGACATTCTTGAAGTGGCTTGTTGTACAATTTGTTGCGCTTGTGTAGTGGTTTGAGTTTGTGTAGTAGTTCCAtagctagaaaaaaaatataatattaagttatagtgtattaaaattacatattttcaattaatctaTTTTTCAAGTATGGATTataccatacattttaaaaattttagctGGCTGActcgatatatttttaattgtttatactatattaaactgTTGTTGGTCACAATATAACTTTCTAACTGGTTTTTAATACATGTAATAACAAACTAAGACCTTGAAACTATTGAAAAGAGCGAGACCTAACAAAagcagtaatattaataattcatatcacaatatgGAGACATTGTCAAACAGTGCCACATGATTGAGTTTTCcccaatatattaaattattaccttcATATGGTCTATATAGTAGATCTTTAGTATACATCACTGGTACAACCTcggtatgtaataaattataaactgatCAATATAACTATTTCTAAAAGACCCAAACATAATTTTGAAACTTTCAATGCTAAATAGCATTTATAATGAcggttttctttataaaatgaGTGATGAATTCAGAATTAGTGTCTATGTTTTGCATAAGAAAACATACAAGTCTAAATGTTgatatcaatatacattttatattgttaatattgttgtgtTACACTAGCAAATATGGTGgagattatgaaaaaaaataaattgtatttgtcaTATAAATGTGAATAGTTTCTTTGAAagacaaataataacatttttaaagtgtaggtaattaatttactCAACACCAGTACACTAGATATTACAAAGTACTATTACTTACTTTAACATAGGGAAAGACTGTTGTGTAAGAGTAGAATATGGGGGTTGTCGGTTAGATGAAGGTGAGATCTGAGACGAATTGAGCAACACACTGCAGGGAGCAGCATAAACTGGACTTAGTTGAGATTGTGAATCAGGTACACTCGAGGAACGctgaaaaacacattataatgtaataaaatatatccttAAATATTAAGTGTTTTTATTACTTGTAACGCAACATTAGGTGGACCAGTATTATTTAACAATGAATCTATAGTTTGCAAAGCAGTGGTAGGATCTGGGGTTGGTAAAGTTGCAGCATTTGTTGTAAcaaccattattttttgttgctgttgttgttgcaaAAGTCTTTGTTTCTGTTGTTGCTGCTGAATCAACCTTTGTttttgttgctgttgctgttgcaaTAGTAACTGTTGTTGTtgctattttaaaaagttaacagttatttataaaaacattataacttttaaacacaatatgaaattatgatttcaaattatttaaagtaataatgatatactatatttttcataaaactaaCCAAAGGCGGAGTTTGGACATTCTTAGGATATGGTGGCCTAGGTGATTGCTGTGGATTAAATCTTACACTGTTTTTTTGTTGTGGTTGATATGCTGGAGGTGGAATAAATTGGTTTTGTGCATGATGATTGCTTCCAGTCGGAGAACCATAgtttaactaaaattttaatatcaattctatagtataagaatattaaataaatatagtctgTCACAAATATTTACTGGTGAAGGTGATTCGACTGTAGATTCAACTTGCATCAAAGATTTTTGAATTGCATTAACAGCcattttttcattcattaaaGAATTGTAAGAATTTTGGTTGGTAGTATTTTGTCCAACAGGATTGGGGACGTTTGGTGTTTCTAAAACGTTGAATAAGTTTAACAATGTCGAATTATctgcaatataaattaaaaattatagcatTTCAATAagattatatactttataaatatctaaCCTGAAGTAACATTCATGATGTCCATGACTTCTTCTAAAAGATCTGACAATTCTGGATCCGAATTAAATGGTAAGGAGTTACTATTTGATTCAGCTATATTACTCAATAGAGAACTATAGCCACTAATAGCTGAGGAGGTAACTTGTCGCATTTGTTgtaattgaatttggttttgaCTTTGGAGAGCCTGTGGTTGATCTAGCATATGATTTAGGTACAAGTTATTACCACCTAGTGaaagaaaatgtattagttaaACTAAAAAAGAGGAGTTATTgcataaatttgttattttacatatGAAAAGTATGTTTGTGTAAGTTAACATAATACACAAgcatgtattaaatgtataatactatattactttaatttaatttatagtaataattatgattacttTTTTGCAGTAAAATCCGTTGATGACTTTGAAGTTGGGTTTGTACACTTGATGAAGTCATTGAATGTTGTCCACTGTTCATGTTCCAGCCACCagctacaaaaaataaatcaatttactgtctgttattactaatttctataaaaaggTTAGTAATGAAATACAAACCAgattgttgctgctgctgctgttgttgttgttgttgctgctgctgctgctgttgctgctgatGTTTTATAATAGTAACTAATTTGTCTTGTGGTGTAGCTGATATAACAGAAGCTGGTATTGCTGGTATAGCAGTAGGAGGAGGATCTTTGGCTAACAATGAAGCAAGCATTTTGTTTCGCTCACGTAATTTACTATTGGTAACTTGTGCCTGAGAGCCACTAGGGCTTGGCATTGATTCAAGAACTGAAGGGCCCGAACTTCCTCCGGAACTATTGGTACGCTTCAATGGAGGATGATCATTTTCATCGTCAGCACTAATGCTATTACGTTTACGGCCATGGTTATGACTGTCAGGTGATGTTGGGGACAGAATACGAAAACCCACGCTATTCAGTAATAGGTCCTCATTTGAGTGTTGATTGTTTTGctataaaaccaaataaaaagtcaaaataacattatgaattacatttataaaattacacattcaaataaataattattttagactttggaaataatataaaaaattaatcaaaaaacgtgcacacacaaattatttttttgcaataaattACCTCTAGCATGATTCCATGCTGCCTAACATTATCATCATCTTTTAGTAATTGTTGAAGAagatcattttgttttttaagccCTGCTCGAGCTTCAATATCTTCATCTTCGCTTTTGTCATTTAATAACTGCAaggttttatgaaaaatttattgTAGCCCAATATAACTGATCTcagttgataatataaaaataaaagtttgaatattttgcagaacttataataaatatttaaaaaaaattatttccaaaatcatataaaaataaaaaaaaaaattcagaagttcttattttttatacaatttagtagTTATACACACCTTAAtcaacatattgttattattattgctggtAGTAGCATTATTTGGAGTTGATGGGGAATCATTCATGTTAGAATTGCTGCGAGATGCTTGCCGTACATTAGCAGGACTTGGTGGAGTGCTGTGATTAGTTGACTCGTCATCTGCACTTTGGGAAGCCATATCATCTGGATTCAACAATccttttaatatattgtgtttattctTTGATACATTGTTGTCTTCAGATGATCCATCAGTTCGTTTCATCAACAATGTTCGTAGCCGAGCTGATTCCATTCTATCCACACTACCACAAGAATCATAAGAATCCTTTGGTGATGGTATGAGTGGACTGAAAGGAAATGAAGTGTACTGAGTTTGTGCCACAGGAGTGTGTGGATTGGACGATACTGTGGCTGGGCTAGGCACTGGTGTAGTTCTAGATAGGGGTTCAACTGAGTTTGTAGATGGTTCAGACCACTTATTTTCTTGCAACATATCACCAAATGTTGTGCTTGGAAATAAtccgaaatcggaaaaattgAGATCAGATGACGGAGTCATGTTATAGTCATTACCGAATTTAGATTCAGATTGCAAGATCGACACAGACTGATTAGATCCAACACTATTAGCCATTAATGATAATGGATCTGTCCCATTGAATGAGGCATTCATCTGTTCTGCTGCTGCTCGAGCACTATTGTTCTCAATCATAGCACACATTTCActatcactaaaaaataaaatgtataatattataatagggaactaataaatgatttaagaaattaatgttgttttataatatgttgtactaTCAAATACCAACCAATAgaccattattttaaaatgcttaattAATCTAATtactgaatataaaaattaaattgtcaacaattaagataataaattaattatagtataatcttaaaaaaaaaacgttaggTTATAACTATtagacttaaatattaatattaatacccgCATGCATTGTTTCTATCTT from the Acyrthosiphon pisum isolate AL4f chromosome X, pea_aphid_22Mar2018_4r6ur, whole genome shotgun sequence genome contains:
- the LOC100161757 gene encoding nuclear receptor coactivator 3 isoform X3, with the translated sequence MYPVSSGFQLMYIIYNCYKKGLRLIGFTCLFVLHEKTAKLGPYDLQESRTKMSGGASPSSALPKKKKKSDAKGQSQLNKCRNEKRRREQENIYIEELAELISASFADMNSLSVKPDKCAILQETVNQVRAGTHRLSSDQTESLISTEAAVQQGEVSSSKPTRISNTELAPLLLSALDGFLFVVNADGQIEFVTENIQQFLHYNKEELLGKSVYNIIHHGDHTKFGVLLNNPLLIYDSPIGSLGSNVPTTPLMEQSPSGSKGNNWNQRFTKKFNCRLLIKPPSDQDQTIEEKQTRVSQYETLQISSTKINGGMVDDEDSTDGISQNLLCIARRVPYNEKHLSPPLEQFTIKLDQNGKILALDTKDVSEAYAQHINKDCLVGRLLHDKCHKNDVIKVANHLQETRRAGFGTSPVYKLHLVEDRYVKVQTKSKYFKSNENHEMDFIMAAHSIIVDSEMCAMIENNSARAAAEQMNASFNGTDPLSLMANSVGSNQSVSILQSESKFGNDYNMTPSSDLNFSDFGLFPSTTFGDMLQENKWSEPSTNSVEPLSRTTPVPSPATVSSNPHTPVAQTQYTSFPFSPLIPSPKDSYDSCGSVDRMESARLRTLLMKRTDGSSEDNNVSKNKHNILKGLLNPDDMASQSADDESTNHSTPPSPANVRQASRSNSNMNDSPSTPNNATTSNNNNNMLIKLLNDKSEDEDIEARAGLKKQNDLLQQLLKDDDNVRQHGIMLEQNNQHSNEDLLLNSVGFRILSPTSPDSHNHGRKRNSISADDENDHPPLKRTNSSGGSSGPSVLESMPSPSGSQAQVTNSKLRERNKMLASLLAKDPPPTAIPAIPASVISATPQDKLVTIIKHQQQQQQQQQQQQQQQQQQQSAGGWNMNSGQHSMTSSSVQTQLQSHQRILLQKSGNNLYLNHMLDQPQALQSQNQIQLQQMRQVTSSAISGYSSLLSNIAESNSNSLPFNSDPELSDLLEEVMDIMNVTSDNSTLLNLFNVLETPNVPNPVGQNTTNQNSYNSLMNEKMAVNAIQKSLMQVESTVESPSPLNYGSPTGSNHHAQNQFIPPPAYQPQQKNSVRFNPQQSPRPPYPKNVQTPPLQQQQLLLQQQQQQKQRLIQQQQQKQRLLQQQQQQKIMVVTTNAATLPTPDPTTALQTIDSLLNNTGPPNVALQRSSSVPDSQSQLSPVYAAPCSVLLNSSQISPSSNRQPPYSTLTQQSFPMLNYGTTTQTQTTTQAQQIVQQATSRMSPSSHSQYQNPINPCVSQQQQTQNIYNSQTQQPGVWTQQRLTLHQQQNPMLNAQLQITGGFNNSSVRQNFLNQQQQSHGSATRVLTSPVGYNTEIPPNTNCQPQQQQQFRLPRNINMTTTNSQIQGGNNGVTEFTRNELRAFVGVRSQQQGVTRLSNQLLPGQNVNSAELDSLGLNFEMSPTGGNESPKWSSLNSDLSSSSPQPQGMPARNPMNDSPRTSSANSTTNVTDQKSSSLLQKLLSEK
- the LOC100161757 gene encoding nuclear receptor coactivator 3 isoform X4, producing MYIIYNCYKKGLRLIGFTCLFVLHEKTAKLGPYDLQESRTKMSGGASPSSALPKKKKKSDAKGQSQLNKCRNEKRRREQENIYIEELAELISASFADMNSLSVKPDKCAILQETVNQVRAGTHRLSSDQTESLISTEAAVQQGEVSSSKPTRISNTELAPLLLSALDGFLFVVNADGQIEFVTENIQQFLHYNKEELLGKSVYNIIHHGDHTKFGVLLNNPLLIYDSPIGSLGSNVPTTPLMEQSPSGSKGNNWNQRFTKKFNCRLLIKPPSDQDQTIEEKQTRVSQYETLQISSTKINGGMVDDEDSTDGISQNLLCIARRVPYNEKHLSPPLEQFTIKLDQNGKILALDTKDVSEAYAQHINKDCLVGRLLHDKCHKNDVIKVANHLQETRRAGFGTSPVYKLHLVEDRYVKVQTKSKYFKSNENHEMDFIMAAHSIIVDSEMCAMIENNSARAAAEQMNASFNGTDPLSLMANSVGSNQSVSILQSESKFGNDYNMTPSSDLNFSDFGLFPSTTFGDMLQENKWSEPSTNSVEPLSRTTPVPSPATVSSNPHTPVAQTQYTSFPFSPLIPSPKDSYDSCGSVDRMESARLRTLLMKRTDGSSEDNNVSKNKHNILKGLLNPDDMASQSADDESTNHSTPPSPANVRQASRSNSNMNDSPSTPNNATTSNNNNNMLIKLLNDKSEDEDIEARAGLKKQNDLLQQLLKDDDNVRQHGIMLEQNNQHSNEDLLLNSVGFRILSPTSPDSHNHGRKRNSISADDENDHPPLKRTNSSGGSSGPSVLESMPSPSGSQAQVTNSKLRERNKMLASLLAKDPPPTAIPAIPASVISATPQDKLVTIIKHQQQQQQQQQQQQQQQQQQQSAGGWNMNSGQHSMTSSSVQTQLQSHQRILLQKSGNNLYLNHMLDQPQALQSQNQIQLQQMRQVTSSAISGYSSLLSNIAESNSNSLPFNSDPELSDLLEEVMDIMNVTSDNSTLLNLFNVLETPNVPNPVGQNTTNQNSYNSLMNEKMAVNAIQKSLMQVESTVESPSPLNYGSPTGSNHHAQNQFIPPPAYQPQQKNSVRFNPQQSPRPPYPKNVQTPPLQQQQLLLQQQQQQKQRLIQQQQQKQRLLQQQQQQKIMVVTTNAATLPTPDPTTALQTIDSLLNNTGPPNVALQRSSSVPDSQSQLSPVYAAPCSVLLNSSQISPSSNRQPPYSTLTQQSFPMLNYGTTTQTQTTTQAQQIVQQATSRMSPSSHSQYQNPINPCVSQQQQTQNIYNSQTQQPGVWTQQRLTLHQQQNPMLNAQLQITGGFNNSSVRQNFLNQQQQSHGSATRVLTSPVGYNTEIPPNTNCQPQQQQQFRLPRNINMTTTNSQIQGGNNGVTEFTRNELRAFVGVRSQQQGVTRLSNQLLPGQNVNSAELDSLGLNFEMSPTGGNESPKWSSLNSDLSSSSPQPQGMPARNPMNDSPRTSSANSTTNVTDQKSSSLLQKLLSEK